The Nostoc sp. PCC 7524 nucleotide sequence CTCCAGTAGTTTCCCATTGACTTAAACCATTGCTAAAGCCACCGTTGAGAATAGCAGCTTGAGCAGGAGTCACCCACCCCAAAACACTAATAATGCTAGTCAAAATTGCGCGGTTAGTGAATGTAGAAAGAGTCATTAAATTCCACCTTTGTAAAATATTTTTCCACAACAGTTAAGACATTTTGAGCCAAAAGGAAGTGCTTTTGGCTCAAATCAGCACTAGAAGATAAAGTTATTGGGATTATTCAATGTATTGGTATTAATACCTTCGCCTTGAACCAAAATAAACGGACGGAACACACCATCTGTATTTAAGGTGATTTGCGTACCTTGCGCTACATTATTAAACCCAACATTGGCGGAACTAATACCCAAGTTACTCAATAGTTGGCTCATGTCAATCTGGTCTTCACCCAAGGTAAAGTCAGTAATGATATCTCCCCGGTCTGTTAAATTAATGTAGACAAATCGGTCGTATCCACGGCCACCAGTGAGGATGTCTTGACCTTGGAGTCCAATAATCATGTCGGGGCCATCTGTGCCGACTAGAGTATCGCGGCCTGGTGTACCCATGATTCTATTAAACTCATCATTATCCTCAATTTCTACCGTCAGGTTAGAAAGTGGTAGTTGATTGTAGCCAGAGTCATTACTGCTGACATTGAGAGTAATCGTACCAGTGTGATCTCCCTCTATAATCAAATCATCTACCGCCGTGACACTGACAAACTGCGGATTTAAAGCATTTTGTGGCGTAAATATCAAGGTGATTGGGTTGTTGCCTCCTTGACCTAAATCTAGCTGTTTATCTGGGTCAATGGTAATAGTGACAGTATCTGTAGGTACAGATTTCAGTGCTACCAAGAAGCCATCCACTTTACCACCTTCTGCCACACTCAAACCGTCTTCACTGCGTGTGGTAATAGATACACCCGGCATCACTGTGACAGAGGGATCAACTGTTCCCAATGTGCCAGCTTTCAAGAACACAGCCGAATCTAACAAACCATCTCGGACATCTTTGACAGTCACAACTAAGGTATTTTTCTCATTGGGGATGGTGGGGCCGACAAAGGTTAATACCTTGGTGTAACCATCAAGCTTAGTTTGCTCACTGGCTGGGCCTGTTCCGACTGGATTATAGATAAAGTCTGGGTGATAACCAAAGGGAGTGGGAGCGAGATTGTTGATTGTAACTGCTTCGCCATCACTTAATAAAGCCAAATCCAGACCGTTCAACTTCAAGCTGAACTCGTCATTAAACTGACTACCGCCAAATTCAACAAACTCTTCAGAACCGAAGACAAACTGGAAGTAAACTAATGGTGCTGTGGGGTCAGCGACAAACTCGATTTGCATCGAGATAGTGTCATTGGCTGCCCCTGGTAGACCAAAGTCGGTGCTGAGGTCGTTGAGTCCACTGAGGGAGCGATTGGAAACAGAAATATTTCCGTCTAAATTTTCACCATTGTTACCAGCTTCAGCAACGTAAAGATACAGAGGCTGTCCGGGAGATACAGCTGATGTGAGGTCAAATCCTACTTTGCCATTAACACCTAAGCTAGCAAAACCCTTGGGATTGCTAACTGAACCAGTGCCATCAAAGCTCCCTAGGGTAGCACTTCCATTATGGATGTAGCCGTTAATAGTACCAACCAGATCACCTATGAAATTTGGGTTATTAGTAGGAGACTGATCTCCTGGAATAAAGGTAGTTCCTAAAGGACTAAAGTCAAAGACATTTAACCCAGGTAAAGCTTGAACCTGTGCTGCTGAGGTTACAAGAGTGCGACTAAGTTTGATTGCATCCAGGTCAAATCCACTAAATATACCAGGGCTGCCACCAGGGCTACCTGAGTCACCTATTGTTAAAGAACGCAGATCAAATCCTAGATTAGAAAGGTTAGCGACAAAAACAGCCGAGCCTGGTTGATTGTTGCTGGTATCACCTGCCACACCAGGCAAACGGGTAAAGTTGAGAGGCACACTAATACCAGGAGAAAAGTCCCCATCAGCTGTGTTACCACTTGCTAAATCTTGGACTCTGCCCGTACTTAAAACTACCCCAGAACCTAAGCCAAAGGGATCATCTTGGAATGTCCCAAATGCTCTGCGATCGCCTACCAATTTAATGCTAAAGTCACTCAGTCCCGCAGTATCACCTAGTAATGTGCTTAACAAAGTAGAAGCATCATTAGTTTGGGTAACAGAGAAGTTGTCATCCAGATTTTCCAGAACATTTGCGTCTTCTACTTCGAGTAGATTAGTGGCTGGTTCCTCCACTGGGGAATCAACTGACAAAACCTGGGGTTCGTTGTCTTCTGTGAATAAACTCTCTATTGTTGAGAAATCATCACTTGTAGCATCATCAGACAAAATGATGATAGGTGGGCGACTAACATATCTGATATAACTTGCACCTAGGTCAAAGTCAGTTACTCCTTGAACAATGCCGATGAGTTCTCTATCAGGGAATTCAATGTCGGTTGTGGTGATACGGAAAATTTGTGTAGAACCGTTAGCAACTACTGTGGTGTAGTTACTACGAGTACCGTTAAGTTGAATGATGTCGCCTTCATTGGGATTTAAGTCTGTAATTAGGGCATAGTCTGTATTACCATCCCTAAAGGCCACAAAATCGTTGTAGAAGAAATAATCTTGATTACCTAGCCAGAATTCATCTGCTCCTGCACCGCCTGTTAATACATCTATCTCGCCGACAGAACGTCCAGAAGAGTTGATGTAATCAACACCGATCAAGATATCATTACCATCACCACCATTGAGGGTGTCACTACCTCTACCACCAATGAGAGTGTCGTCACCGTCTCCGCCGCTTAATTGGTCATTGCCACCATTAGCAAAGATAGAATCATTACCACCATTACCAATTAAAGTGTCCTGTCTATTTCCACCTATAATCTGATCATCTTGGCTAGTGCCTGTGATTCGGAAACGTTCAACATTACTGAAGGTAACTTGGTCAAAGATAGCACCAGCAGTATCTCTGCGATATAAGCGTCCACCGAAAGAAGCATTCAAGCCCTGCAAGTCTGCATATTGGATACCTGTACCAATATCTCCCACGGAGTAATCGACAATTAGCAGGTCATCATCTTGGATACCACCAACATCATCGCCACCAGGTTCTATACCACCGCCACCATCGACAATATCAATGCCTAAGCCCGAATTGATGATGTCATCCCCGGCACCAGTGCGGAAAATATTATCTACACGCCCTAATTGAGTCAGTCTGTCATTGCCAGCACCAGTTTCAATATCTTGGAAAACCTCAAACCGAGTAATGGCACTACCATCTGCAAGTCTCAAGGCTTGATTGGGATTTTCTTGTAGAGGATCTAGGCTAACTAAGACGATATTATCTGGCTTACCTGATAAATCAATTGATAGGGTATCAATTCCTCTGCCACCATCTAAGTAAATAAAACTATTGGCGGCAGGAGTACCGGCAAATCCTAAGTTAATATCATTTTGGTCTGTAATAACATCATCACCGTCATCAGCCAAAATCACGTTACTACCACGACCACCATAGATAGTGTCATCTCCAGTACCACCTAAGAGAATGTCATCTCCAGGGCCACCTCGAATCTCATCGTCTTGAGTTGTACCAATGACTGTGAGATGTTCAATATTGCTGAAACTAACAGAATCGAGAATGGTGTTATTGTTATTGCTGACATTTCGGTATAAGTACCCAGCACTGGTCAAACCCGTGAAGTAGCCACCGATAATGCCAGTACCGATATCATTGCGGGAATAATCGATGATCAAGCGATCGCTACCACCGTTACCATTAACAGTATCAAGAACACCATTGCTTAAACCAGGGTTAATGATATTGTTACCGTTATCTCCAATCAGGACATCGTTAAAGTCAGACCCTAATAAATTCTCTACCGTGGCTATTTGCCCATTGTGAACGAAAGTATCACCTTCGCCATGACCACCAGTATTAACCGCACCAGGAAGTAAACTTACCCTCACCCCAGATGGTGACTCGCTATAGTCTGCCCAGTCAATACCGGTACCACCATCGAGGACATCAGCACCTATACCACCAATTAAGGTGTCATTACCAGCATTGCCTCGTAATGTGTCATTACCAATAAGTCCTCTGAGGATGTTATTAGCAATATCACCCTCTAAGGTGTCGCTGAAGTTGGAGCCTTCCAGGTTTTCAATTGAGCTTCTATTAGCAATGGGATCACCATTCGCATCACTAGCTCGCTCAATCACATCCCCAGCCGCATATCCACCACTGTTGTTATTGGTCAATAGACTGACATTCACACCTGCATTAGAGCGTCTGTAAGTCACCCAGTCACGACCATTGCCCCCATCCAGGTTATCAGCCTGAGCGCCAGCGACGAGAATATCATCGCCATCCAAACCAGATACATTCCCAGCTGCATCACTAGCCACGAGAATGTCGTTATAAACTGAACCCTGGACATTCTCAACATTAAAGATTCTGTCGCCGTTAGCCTCACCCCCAAATCCTCGATTAGCAGGTAGACTGGTCAACACTTTATCTATGGGGGAGATAAAAGTTACATTGCTATTGGAGACGTTGACATAAACTCCAGCTTTGGAACCAATGTAGGTGATTGTATCTTTACCCTCTCCACCATCTATATAATCAGCCCCGGCTCCTGCTAGTAGTACATCATCACCACCTAATCCTAATAGGGTATCGTTACCGTTGTCACCCTGAAGCACATTATTTTCATTGTTGCCAACAATGGAGTCGTTGAACCTTGAGCCAACAATATTTTGAATATTGATGAGAGTATCCTGAGTACCATACCCATCATTGCTAGCCTGTCCTAAAGCCAGGTTAACTACAATCCCGCCTGGGGAATCGCTATACTCAGCCGTGTTGCCACTCTTATTCTTAGCACCACCATCAATGATGTCGTTACCAGCACCACCAGATATAAAGTCATCGCCCAAGCCACCAAAAATGCTGTCATTACCATTACCGCCTTTGATTTGACCAGGGGCAATCACACCGTTAATGAAGCGAATTTCATCATCCCCATTACCAGCATCAATAACTACCAACTTGACATTTTGATAGCGTTTAGGTTCTGGGTCTAAACCTCGAACTTCAACAACTTCATTGCTGGCATCACCAGAGATGTGTTCGACGATGATAATGTCATTACCATCAGTACCTGTACGAATCACCACCCCAGCATCATTTAACTGTTCGGCTAGGGGTGAATCGGGAGCGGGTTCTCTATCAATGACGTTATAGTATTGATCGGGATCACCAATGCAAAAGTCTTCAAAGTCTTCTGGTGTAAAGCTGATGAGTTTAATGTTGGCTAAATCTAGTTTGCGGGAGAAACTGAAGAAGCCAAAATCTAGTTCAATTTGACCAAAGACAATAAAGGTTAATTCACCACTGGGATTGAACAGACACAGAATATTTTGCCCCTGCTCTATGGTGTTTAATATTTCACTGCCGCGAACTGTATAATTGTTGGACTCATCACCCAAGTCCATGAAGACTGTTAGTGATAAACCACCGCCTATAGATGCGTTCACAGCTTTGGTGTTTAACTGTGCTTCAGCAGTAATTAAACCACCCAGTTCGAGGTTATGATCTCGCTCACCATCTTCATCTTTATCTCCGGTGGGTCTGCTGGCGTAAAATCCATCTAAAAGTTTGCTGGCATCACTAAAACCACCTTGGCGATATTCTATGAACCCTTGGGTATCATAACCGACTGCGATCGCAGCATTAGCAAAGACACCTCCTTTAAACTGTAGGGATACTGGGCCAAAAATGGGAATGGCTGGAGGTTCAAATGTATAGGAAAATGCGGCGTTGCATAATATAGGGAGGAATTGAGGTAAACTACTGTGCATTGTCCATACTGTGAGTCTACGGAGATCAGAAAAAATGGTAAACGTCGAGGTAAACAGAATCACATCTGTGTGAGTTGTGGTCGCCAATTTATCGATGTCTATAGTCCCCCAAAAGGGTACTCAGATGAAATCAAACAAAGTTGCTTGCGCTCGTATGTCAACGGCATGGGATTTAGAGCGATTGAACGTGACAAAGGGGTTCATCACACAACTGTCATTAATTGGGTAAAACAAGCAGGCGAAAAACTCCCAGATGCGCCACCAATTGAACAAATACCACTGGTTGGCGAGCTTGATGAATTAGAGACTTTTGTCGGGTCAAAAAAACAAAATCTGGTTGTGGACGGCAGTAAATCACTTCCAAAAAATATTTTAGCTTGGGTCTTGGGAGACCACAGTGCAGAAACCTTCCAACCTTTATGGGATATTGTTTCTTTATGGCAATGCTATTTTTATGTCTCTGATGGATGGCCGGTCTACGCGAGTTTTATTGACTCAGGAGACCACATTATTAGCAAAACATACATGACCAGAGTAGAAGGAGAAAATACACGCGGCAGTCATTATTTAGCACGTCTACATCGCAAAACGTTATGTTATTCCAAATCAGTAGATATGCTTAAATATTCAATTCGTTTATTACTCCATTATCTCAAGTATAGACGAATACCTGTATTTAGTTAACTCATCCCGCATTTATGCAACGCCAGAAATAGTTTAATGTCTGCTTCAACGGTGAGTGGGTCAGCGTCAATTTCTAGACTCTCTAAATTGTTGAACCTGACTCGACCATTACCATCGACATTGCTACCTGCTTCTAGTGTTAGGTCAGCCGCAAAATCAGCTGTCAGTATACTCCCTCTGTCAGTAGCCTCGATTTGCAGAAAGCCCAAAGTACCATCTAAAATCAGGGGTTGATCACTGTCATCAACCAATTTACCGACAAATTTCGCTTGGAATTCTTTAGCAACTGAGGTTTCTAAAAAGATGGCATTTTGATCATTACTGAAATTGTCAACCCCAAAGCCAACGCTTAACTTAATGTCTAAATCACCCTTGAGTCCACCGCCGAGATTTAAACCTAAGTTTGGTGAACCCAGATTTTCGTCTAGGGAAATATCAGGATCAAGTTTGACCCCTACGTCAAATTTGAAGGCAATACTATTAGCATCCTGGGGTGTCTTGATGTCGTTGATACTAATGTCGTCACCTTCATCATCGGAATCTAACAGGATACCTGCGCCGTTCAAGGCATCAAATA carries:
- a CDS encoding choice-of-anchor L domain-containing protein, which gives rise to MATTTHTDVILFTSTFTIFSDLRRLTVWTMHSSLPQFLPILCNAAFSYTFEPPAIPIFGPVSLQFKGGVFANAAIAVGYDTQGFIEYRQGGFSDASKLLDGFYASRPTGDKDEDGERDHNLELGGLITAEAQLNTKAVNASIGGGLSLTVFMDLGDESNNYTVRGSEILNTIEQGQNILCLFNPSGELTFIVFGQIELDFGFFSFSRKLDLANIKLISFTPEDFEDFCIGDPDQYYNVIDREPAPDSPLAEQLNDAGVVIRTGTDGNDIIIVEHISGDASNEVVEVRGLDPEPKRYQNVKLVVIDAGNGDDEIRFINGVIAPGQIKGGNGNDSIFGGLGDDFISGGAGNDIIDGGAKNKSGNTAEYSDSPGGIVVNLALGQASNDGYGTQDTLINIQNIVGSRFNDSIVGNNENNVLQGDNGNDTLLGLGGDDVLLAGAGADYIDGGEGKDTITYIGSKAGVYVNVSNSNVTFISPIDKVLTSLPANRGFGGEANGDRIFNVENVQGSVYNDILVASDAAGNVSGLDGDDILVAGAQADNLDGGNGRDWVTYRRSNAGVNVSLLTNNNSGGYAAGDVIERASDANGDPIANRSSIENLEGSNFSDTLEGDIANNILRGLIGNDTLRGNAGNDTLIGGIGADVLDGGTGIDWADYSESPSGVRVSLLPGAVNTGGHGEGDTFVHNGQIATVENLLGSDFNDVLIGDNGNNIINPGLSNGVLDTVNGNGGSDRLIIDYSRNDIGTGIIGGYFTGLTSAGYLYRNVSNNNNTILDSVSFSNIEHLTVIGTTQDDEIRGGPGDDILLGGTGDDTIYGGRGSNVILADDGDDVITDQNDINLGFAGTPAANSFIYLDGGRGIDTLSIDLSGKPDNIVLVSLDPLQENPNQALRLADGSAITRFEVFQDIETGAGNDRLTQLGRVDNIFRTGAGDDIINSGLGIDIVDGGGGIEPGGDDVGGIQDDDLLIVDYSVGDIGTGIQYADLQGLNASFGGRLYRRDTAGAIFDQVTFSNVERFRITGTSQDDQIIGGNRQDTLIGNGGNDSIFANGGNDQLSGGDGDDTLIGGRGSDTLNGGDGNDILIGVDYINSSGRSVGEIDVLTGGAGADEFWLGNQDYFFYNDFVAFRDGNTDYALITDLNPNEGDIIQLNGTRSNYTTVVANGSTQIFRITTTDIEFPDRELIGIVQGVTDFDLGASYIRYVSRPPIIILSDDATSDDFSTIESLFTEDNEPQVLSVDSPVEEPATNLLEVEDANVLENLDDNFSVTQTNDASTLLSTLLGDTAGLSDFSIKLVGDRRAFGTFQDDPFGLGSGVVLSTGRVQDLASGNTADGDFSPGISVPLNFTRLPGVAGDTSNNQPGSAVFVANLSNLGFDLRSLTIGDSGSPGGSPGIFSGFDLDAIKLSRTLVTSAAQVQALPGLNVFDFSPLGTTFIPGDQSPTNNPNFIGDLVGTINGYIHNGSATLGSFDGTGSVSNPKGFASLGVNGKVGFDLTSAVSPGQPLYLYVAEAGNNGENLDGNISVSNRSLSGLNDLSTDFGLPGAANDTISMQIEFVADPTAPLVYFQFVFGSEEFVEFGGSQFNDEFSLKLNGLDLALLSDGEAVTINNLAPTPFGYHPDFIYNPVGTGPASEQTKLDGYTKVLTFVGPTIPNEKNTLVVTVKDVRDGLLDSAVFLKAGTLGTVDPSVTVMPGVSITTRSEDGLSVAEGGKVDGFLVALKSVPTDTVTITIDPDKQLDLGQGGNNPITLIFTPQNALNPQFVSVTAVDDLIIEGDHTGTITLNVSSNDSGYNQLPLSNLTVEIEDNDEFNRIMGTPGRDTLVGTDGPDMIIGLQGQDILTGGRGYDRFVYINLTDRGDIITDFTLGEDQIDMSQLLSNLGISSANVGFNNVAQGTQITLNTDGVFRPFILVQGEGINTNTLNNPNNFIF
- a CDS encoding IS1 family transposase; amino-acid sequence: MHCPYCESTEIRKNGKRRGKQNHICVSCGRQFIDVYSPPKGYSDEIKQSCLRSYVNGMGFRAIERDKGVHHTTVINWVKQAGEKLPDAPPIEQIPLVGELDELETFVGSKKQNLVVDGSKSLPKNILAWVLGDHSAETFQPLWDIVSLWQCYFYVSDGWPVYASFIDSGDHIISKTYMTRVEGENTRGSHYLARLHRKTLCYSKSVDMLKYSIRLLLHYLKYRRIPVFS